From a single Streptomyces sp. 1331.2 genomic region:
- a CDS encoding succinic semialdehyde dehydrogenase, protein MSDLTADAVATEQPGAGNPAAPGGGRTVTAAVPPSLVARLTAGVTATGEPDLVDTVAPLTGERLAGLPQSTPADVEVAFQLARRAQAAWAALPVRRRAAVLLRFHDLLLKRQDEVLDLIQAETGKARLHAFEEVLAVAMAARHYGRAAHAYLRDKRRGGALPVLTHAVEARRPKGVIGHISPWNYPLELSVGDALPAFAAGNAVVNKPDTQTALTALWARELLVEAGLPADLWQVVIGDGPVIGPAVVEHADYVSFTGSTRTGRDVAQRAAARLVGASLELGGKNAMLVLSDADLDAAAAGAVRACFSSAGQLCISIERLLVHRSVADEFLERFAARTRALRLGGGLAYGADMGSLVSVRQLETTTRHVEEAVKAGATVVAGGRARPDLGPFFFEPTILDGVTPEMAVCAEETFGPVVSVYRFDTDDEAVAAANSTPYGLNSSVWTGSLRRGRSVAARLRTGTVNVNEAYAAAYGSVASPMGGMGDSGLGRRHGAEGILRFTEAQTIATQRLMPIAPSFGLDDKQFAAVMTGGLRALKALRFR, encoded by the coding sequence ATGTCGGACCTCACAGCAGATGCAGTGGCCACCGAACAGCCCGGCGCCGGCAATCCGGCGGCCCCCGGCGGAGGCCGGACCGTCACGGCGGCCGTCCCGCCGTCCCTGGTCGCCCGGCTGACCGCCGGCGTCACGGCGACCGGCGAGCCCGACCTGGTGGACACCGTCGCCCCGCTCACCGGCGAGCGGCTGGCCGGCCTGCCGCAGTCCACCCCGGCCGACGTCGAGGTCGCCTTCCAGCTGGCCCGCCGCGCCCAGGCCGCCTGGGCCGCGCTGCCCGTCCGCCGCCGCGCCGCCGTCCTGCTGCGCTTCCACGACCTGCTGCTCAAGCGGCAGGACGAGGTGCTGGACCTGATCCAGGCGGAGACCGGCAAGGCCCGACTGCACGCCTTCGAGGAGGTGCTGGCCGTCGCCATGGCCGCCCGGCACTACGGGCGGGCCGCGCACGCGTACCTCAGGGACAAGCGACGCGGCGGCGCGCTGCCGGTGCTCACCCACGCGGTCGAGGCCCGCCGCCCCAAGGGCGTGATCGGCCACATCTCGCCCTGGAACTACCCGCTGGAGCTGTCCGTCGGCGACGCCCTGCCCGCCTTCGCGGCCGGCAACGCGGTGGTCAACAAGCCCGACACGCAGACCGCGCTGACCGCCCTGTGGGCCCGCGAACTGCTGGTCGAGGCCGGGCTGCCGGCCGACCTGTGGCAGGTCGTGATCGGCGACGGCCCGGTGATCGGCCCCGCCGTGGTGGAGCACGCCGACTACGTCTCCTTCACCGGCTCCACCCGCACCGGCCGTGACGTCGCCCAGCGGGCCGCCGCCCGGCTGGTCGGCGCCTCGCTCGAACTCGGCGGCAAGAACGCCATGCTGGTGCTCTCCGACGCCGATCTCGACGCCGCCGCCGCGGGCGCCGTACGGGCCTGCTTCTCCTCCGCCGGACAGCTGTGCATCTCGATCGAGCGGCTGCTGGTGCACCGCTCGGTGGCCGACGAGTTCCTGGAGCGCTTCGCCGCCCGCACCCGGGCGCTGCGCCTCGGCGGCGGCCTCGCGTACGGCGCGGACATGGGCTCGCTGGTCTCCGTCCGCCAGCTGGAGACCACCACCCGGCACGTGGAGGAGGCCGTCAAGGCGGGCGCCACCGTGGTGGCCGGCGGGCGCGCCCGGCCGGACCTGGGCCCGTTCTTCTTCGAGCCGACCATCCTCGACGGCGTCACCCCGGAGATGGCGGTCTGCGCCGAGGAGACCTTCGGCCCGGTCGTCTCGGTCTACCGCTTCGACACCGACGACGAGGCGGTGGCCGCCGCCAACTCCACGCCGTACGGCCTGAACTCCAGCGTCTGGACCGGGAGCCTGCGGCGCGGCCGGTCGGTCGCGGCCCGGCTGCGCACCGGGACGGTCAACGTCAACGAGGCGTACGCGGCCGCGTACGGCTCGGTCGCCTCGCCGATGGGCGGCATGGGCGACTCCGGGCTGGGCCGCCGGCACGGCGCCGAGGGCATCCTGCGCTTCACCGAGGCGCAGACCATCGCGACCCAGCGGCTGATGCCGATCGCGCCCTCGTTCGGCCTGGACGACAAGCAGTTCGCCGCGGTGATGACCGGCGGGCTGCGGGCGCTCAAGGCGCTGCGCTTCCGGTAG